The DNA window AGAAGAAGGTTCGCGCATTCTGGTACGCCGACGAGGGCGTGACCGCGATGAGCAACGGCATCATTGTCCACGACGATCTGCTTTCGGAAGCGGAACTCATCCGCGGGATGGTTCGCGCCAGCGTCAAGGGATTCCTCTATGGGCGCGCCAATCCCGAGGAACTGACGCAGATCGTGAAGAAATATTCGGAGACGACTGACGTCGCGATCACGCTTCGTGAAGCGCAGCTGTCCTGGAGCACCTGGGTTACGCCGACCACGGCCAACAAGCCGCTCGGCTGGATGGCAGCAGAGGACTGGACCTCGACGGTGGCGGTACTGAAAGCCTATGGCGGCGTCACCACACCGCTTGAGGCGGCCGAGCTTTACACCAATGAGTTCGTGCCGACCGAGGCTGAGTTTGTTCCGCCGCAGAACGCCTGAAGGCGAGGCGTCGCGCGGCAATGCTCCACGAACTCGGAGCGCATTCGCTGTAGTGCAGCTTTGCGGGCGCTACGTTTGCATTGAAATGGACCAACACCAGATTTGAGGCTGCCATGCAAGCTAGCTCACCCGCCACGGTCAATACCGGGTCCGCCTATTTGCAGATTCAATCGCTGAGCAAGGTATATCCGTCCGATGATGGGCCGGTGCGAGCGCTCGACCGGATTTCGATCGAGCAGCGCAAGGGCGAATTCGTATCGCTGGTCGGCCCGAGCGGATGCGGCAAGAGCACCTTGATGATGATTGCCGCGGGCCTGACTTCGGCTTCCGACGGCCAGATCCTGGTCGACAACCAGCGCGTCACCAAGGCCCGCACCGATATCGGAATCGTCTTTCAGAATCACGTGCTGCTCGACTGGCGAACGGTGCTCGAGAACGTCATGCTGCAGGCGGAAGCTCGCGGTATGGATCTCGCGGCGGCTGAAATTCGCGCGCGGGAACTGCTGGCGGCGGTTGGCCTCGGCGGCTTTGAGAACAAATATCCCAAGTCGCTTTCCGGCGGCATGCGCCAGCGCGTCTCGATCTGCCGTGCCCTGCTGCACGATCCCTCGCATCTGCTGATGGACGAGCCGTTTGGCGCGCTCGACGCCTTGACGCGCGACCAGTTGGTGCTCGATCTGCAGGACATCTGCAGCACGCGCAGCGTGTCGATCCTGTTCGTGACGCACAGCATCGCCGAAGCCGTATTCCTGTCGGACCGGGTCATCGTTATGACCCCGCGGCCGGGCAAGATCGACAAGATCATCAATATCGATCTGCCGCGCCCGCGGACCCTTGCGATGCGCGAATCGCCGAAATTTGCGGGCTATAGCCGCGAAATTCTGGAAATCTTCCTCGCCCGCGGCATTCTGCGGGAGCATTGATGCAGGAGCCTGATATGCCATCTGCCGCGGCACTCGAACAAACAGCGGCGCTTTCCATCGAGCAGGTGGAGCGGCGCGTTCAAAGCGAAAGCAGAAGCAAGCGATCCCGCGACAGGCGCGCGGAGATCATCTTTCCCATTCTGGTGACGGGCTTGCTGCTGGTGGTGTGGGAGGTCGCGGCGGATTTCTTCAAGATTCCGACCTACCTGTTTCCCGCCCCGAGCAAGATCATCGCAGCCAGCATCGACAATGCTTCGTTGCTGCTTCGCGAATCCTGGACGACTTCTGTCGAGATCATGCTCGGCTACATCCTCAGCATCGTGATCGGGATTCCGCTGGCGCTGGGAATCTTTCACTGGCCTGTCTTCGCGAAGTCGGTCTATCCGCTGCTGGTGTCCACCCAGGCGATGCCGAAAGTGGCCATCGCGCCGCTGTTCGTGGTCTGGTTTGGATTCGGCCTGCTGCCCAAGATACTGATCGCATTCCTGATCGCGTTCTTTCCGATCGTGATCAACACGGTGATGGGCCTCAGCGCGATCGAGCAGGAGAAGATTTTTCTGGCCCGCTCGATGGGCCTGTCCAGTTTCGCGACCTTTCGGCTGATCCGCTTTCCTCATGCGCTGCCGTCGATCTTCGCAGGTCTCAAGATTTCCATCACGCTGGCTGTGGTCGGCGCCGTGGTCGGCGAGTTCGTCGGCGGCGATTCGGGGCTGGGCTATCAGTTGATGGTGGCCAATGGGAACATGAATACGCCGCTGCTGTTCGCAGGTGTGCTGGCGCTCACGGTGCTCGGCCTGATCCTGTTTGGTGTGATCGAAATGCTGGAGCAATTCGCCATGCCATACCGGGAGCGCACGAGCGACGCCACCAAGGCCGGATCGATGTGAGCGAAAAGACCGGCTGTGGCACTCCCTGACTTGCAAGCCTTGTCCCGCAGGCCAGAAATAAATCCATGTGGTGGGTGGTTCCTGCCGTCCCGATCCTCTGTTTCGAAATGACCAATGTTTACAGCCTCAAGCTTCATCCCCCGCGCCTCCGTCGCCGCCACCTCGCAAACTGAATTCAAGCGTCCGCAGGACGGAATCGTCATTGGCCGCATCAATGAGGCCGGCAGAGCCGGCGTCGATGCGGCGGTGATCTCGGCCAGGGAAGCATTCCTCCGGCATAGGAAAGCGCCGCTCGCCACTCGGGTCGAATGGCTGAAGGCGGCGGCGAAAGCCGTGCGCGCACATGCGGTCGAGCTCGCCGATCTGATTTCGGAGGATGTCGGCAAGCCGATCCGGATGGCGCGGTTTGAAGCCAACAGGGGCGCGGAGTTCATCGAGGCCTGTGCCGCAGCGGCGCCGCAGTTGAAGGGCGAGGTGCTGTCGCTGGACGCGGCGGCTGCCGGTGCGGGCCTGGTCGGAATGACGCGGCGCGTGCCGTTCGGTGTCGTTGCCGGCATCACGCCGTTCAATGCGCCGGTGAATCTGCTGCTGCAGAAGGTGGCTCCCGCGGTTGCAGTCGGCAATGCCATTGTAGTGAAGCCGGCCTTCGCCGGCACCCGGGTTGCGTTGCGACTGGCCGAGCTATTCCTGGCCGCCGGATGGCCTGAAGGCCTGTTCAACGTCGTGACCGGCGACAAGGACACCGCGATCGCGCTGGCGTCCCATCCCGGCATCGCCGCGATCTCGTTCACCGGCGGCACGGCGGCCGGCAACGATCTGGTGCGCGCCGCCGGCGCCCGCAAGTTTCTCGCTGAGCTCGGCTCCAATGCGGCCAATATCGTTCTCGCAGATGCCGATCTGGCCTTTGCCGCGTTGCGGATCGCGTCGGCGGGTTTCGAGGCGAGCGGCCAGCAATGCATTTCCGCGCAGCGCGTACTGGTGGATCGTTCGGTGCTCGGCGATTTCCTGCCGCTGTTTGTGACGGCGGCCCGCGCCTTGAAGGTCGGTCCGGCGTCGGATGTCGCGACGGACGTCGGGCCGATGGTGCATGCGGGGGCAGCAGAGCGCGTGATGGCGATGGTCGCGGATGCCGTCGATCGCGGTGCGACGCTGGCGCTGGCGCCGGAGCGAAACGGGGCGACCGTCTCGCCCGGGATTTTGACCGGCGTGACGCGCGATTCGCGGTTGTGGAATGAAGAAGTATTCGGGCCGGTCGTGCTGGTGACGGCGTTCGACGGCGCCGATCAGGCCATCGAACTCGCCAACGATTCCGATTTCGGGCTGCAGGGGGCGGTGTTCACCAGAAGTCTCGCCAACGCCATGCGGTTCGCCGATGACATGGAGGTGGGATCGCTGTGGATCAATGAAGCCAGCCGCTTTCGTCTCGACATGTATCCGTTTGGCGGCGTCAAGCAGAGCGGCATCGGGCGCGAAGGCGTCGAATACGCCATGGAAGAACTGTCCCAGATCAAGTTCATCGGCATCCGGCCCGGCGCGAACTGAGCGCGGTCAAACCGTTCGAGGGAATTACAAAGCGGTGGGTTGCGGAGGAACGTCCGGTTCGGGCACTGG is part of the Bradyrhizobium canariense genome and encodes:
- a CDS encoding ABC transporter ATP-binding protein translates to MQASSPATVNTGSAYLQIQSLSKVYPSDDGPVRALDRISIEQRKGEFVSLVGPSGCGKSTLMMIAAGLTSASDGQILVDNQRVTKARTDIGIVFQNHVLLDWRTVLENVMLQAEARGMDLAAAEIRARELLAAVGLGGFENKYPKSLSGGMRQRVSICRALLHDPSHLLMDEPFGALDALTRDQLVLDLQDICSTRSVSILFVTHSIAEAVFLSDRVIVMTPRPGKIDKIINIDLPRPRTLAMRESPKFAGYSREILEIFLARGILREH
- a CDS encoding ABC transporter permease → MPSAAALEQTAALSIEQVERRVQSESRSKRSRDRRAEIIFPILVTGLLLVVWEVAADFFKIPTYLFPAPSKIIAASIDNASLLLRESWTTSVEIMLGYILSIVIGIPLALGIFHWPVFAKSVYPLLVSTQAMPKVAIAPLFVVWFGFGLLPKILIAFLIAFFPIVINTVMGLSAIEQEKIFLARSMGLSSFATFRLIRFPHALPSIFAGLKISITLAVVGAVVGEFVGGDSGLGYQLMVANGNMNTPLLFAGVLALTVLGLILFGVIEMLEQFAMPYRERTSDATKAGSM
- a CDS encoding aldehyde dehydrogenase family protein, which translates into the protein MFTASSFIPRASVAATSQTEFKRPQDGIVIGRINEAGRAGVDAAVISAREAFLRHRKAPLATRVEWLKAAAKAVRAHAVELADLISEDVGKPIRMARFEANRGAEFIEACAAAAPQLKGEVLSLDAAAAGAGLVGMTRRVPFGVVAGITPFNAPVNLLLQKVAPAVAVGNAIVVKPAFAGTRVALRLAELFLAAGWPEGLFNVVTGDKDTAIALASHPGIAAISFTGGTAAGNDLVRAAGARKFLAELGSNAANIVLADADLAFAALRIASAGFEASGQQCISAQRVLVDRSVLGDFLPLFVTAARALKVGPASDVATDVGPMVHAGAAERVMAMVADAVDRGATLALAPERNGATVSPGILTGVTRDSRLWNEEVFGPVVLVTAFDGADQAIELANDSDFGLQGAVFTRSLANAMRFADDMEVGSLWINEASRFRLDMYPFGGVKQSGIGREGVEYAMEELSQIKFIGIRPGAN